One Candidatus Eisenbacteria bacterium genomic window, CGCTCGAACGCCGAGCCCCGCGCAAGCACGGGTGCGGGTCGCTCGCTCTCGCCCGCGCGCCGGGCTCTCGTGGCCGCCGCCGCTGCGCTGCTGACGGGCTTGAACGGCATGTGGTGGGAACAATCACTCGGCTTCGAGGCGTATGCGCTTCACACCCTGGTGCTCGCCGTGCTCGTGCACGTCTACTTCGTGTGGCTCGACGCCGCGACGCGCGAAACGCGTCCACGTGGCGCGGCACTCGCGTTCGGAGCCGTGCTGGGTCTCGCGTTCACGACCCACCTGAGCGTGGTGCTGCTCGCGCCGGCCATGCTGGTGCTCGCGCTGTGGCGACTGGGTGTGAATCGGCGACTCGTCGCGCGGCTCGTCGCGGTGGTCCCCGGCTTCCTGCTCGGGCTCGCGCCGTATCTCTACCTGCCGTGGCGCTCAGCCGCGCAACCGCGCTTCGACTGGGGCAATCCCGAAGTCGGCTGGCGGTTGTGGGACCACGTCACGGGCAAACAGTTTCGCGTCTGGATGTTCAGCGAGCCCGGCACCTTCGAGCTTCAGACCGGTTACTTCCTCGCGCGACTGCCGCACAGCTGGGGCTGGCTCGGACTCGCCGCCGCCGCCGTCGGGCTGGTGCTCCTGGTCGGGCGCGAGCGGCGCATCGCCGTTTTCGCAGCGCTTCTGATTGCGAGCAGCATGATCTACGCCGGCGGTTACGGGATCCTCGAGATCGTGCCGTACTACCTGCCCGCGATTCTGGCGCTTGGATTCGCGGTTGCCGTCGCGCTCGCGACGCTCGCGGAGCGCCGCGGTGTCGCGGCCGCGCTCGGCGCCGGTGCGCTGCTGGTGCTCGCCTCGGTCGCGTTCAACGCGCCGCAGCTCTCGGAGCGCGGTGAACGGCCGGTCGAGTGGATGGTTCGCGACGTACTCGAGCCGCTGCCCGCCCGCGCCGTGGTGGTCTCGGCGCAGTGGGACATCTGGGTATCGGGAAGCTACTTCGTGCAGGCGGTCGAGGGCGTGCGGCCCGACGTCACGGTGATCGATCACGAGCTGTTGCGCCGCAGCTGGTACCTGGACGAACTCGAACGCCGCGATCCCGAGCTGGCGCGTCGCGCGCGCCCCGCGATCCAGCGCTTTCGCGAGGCCGTCGAGCCGTTCGAGCGCGGACGCCCCTACGATGCGCGCACACTCGACCTCGCGTACACCGGACTGATCGACGGCCTGATCGATGCCGCGGCGGCGGATCGTCCGGTGTTCGCGTCACGCGACCTGCCGGCCGGGCGCGCGCCGCGGTTCCGCCGCGTCGCGCAGGGCCTGCTGCTGCGGCTCACGAACGGCGCCGACTATCTGCCTCAGCTCGCGGTGCGCGAGCGTTCGGTGCGACGCGGGGGCGAGCCACGCCTCTACGAAGGCATGCTGCTCGCGTCTCGTGCCCGCTCCCACATGACGCGTGCGATCTATGAAGCGCGTCATGGCCGCGATTCGCTCGCGGCACTCGAGCTCGCCGCGGCGCAGGGCTGCAATCCGGGCTGGCGCGCCGGGCCGTTGCCGGCTCAGCCGTGGCGCGGCAATCAGTTCCTCGGCGAGCAGGTGGCCTACTTCGCCGAACTGCCGGCGGCGACACTCGCCGATGTGATCGACGCGGCGCGGTCGGAAGCCGCCGCTGAAAGCAGCACCGCCGCGATTCGATAGTCGCGAACGTCTTCACTGACCCGGCGCGTTCACGCCGCGGGCAGGCGACTGGACCGAATCGGACACGCGCCCCGTCAGCGCCACGTTCAGTTGCCGACAAACCAAAGTGCGGCAACGGATTACCGGCTAGTCCATGGGCGGCATGCGGTGTGCGTTCCTGATCCGGCAGCCAAGGATCGCGGCCCGAGCCCGGGGTCAGGGCGCGGGGGAGGGTCGCTCGCTCCTACGGATCTTCGATGCGTTCGACGCGATCGCCGATCACCGTGACGCGATGGCTCCGCGTTGACGGGGCGGACCAGCGCCCCTCGCTCGCGGCGATGCGTACTCGCAGGATTCCGCCTTCGAGCCGCGCTTTGTAGTGCGTGCGCAGG contains:
- a CDS encoding DUF2723 domain-containing protein; amino-acid sequence: MPAALLASALAAVAYLSTSGFTLGFVDHGEVSAAAATLGIPHPTGYPTLMLIGFAAVRLLPFAPLVSLSVLAALLVAASVGALTIAFDGLLARLSIRRTGPARGAKRSNAEPRASTGAGRSLSPARRALVAAAAALLTGLNGMWWEQSLGFEAYALHTLVLAVLVHVYFVWLDAATRETRPRGAALAFGAVLGLAFTTHLSVVLLAPAMLVLALWRLGVNRRLVARLVAVVPGFLLGLAPYLYLPWRSAAQPRFDWGNPEVGWRLWDHVTGKQFRVWMFSEPGTFELQTGYFLARLPHSWGWLGLAAAAVGLVLLVGRERRIAVFAALLIASSMIYAGGYGILEIVPYYLPAILALGFAVAVALATLAERRGVAAALGAGALLVLASVAFNAPQLSERGERPVEWMVRDVLEPLPARAVVVSAQWDIWVSGSYFVQAVEGVRPDVTVIDHELLRRSWYLDELERRDPELARRARPAIQRFREAVEPFERGRPYDARTLDLAYTGLIDGLIDAAAADRPVFASRDLPAGRAPRFRRVAQGLLLRLTNGADYLPQLAVRERSVRRGGEPRLYEGMLLASRARSHMTRAIYEARHGRDSLAALELAAAQGCNPGWRAGPLPAQPWRGNQFLGEQVAYFAELPAATLADVIDAARSEAAAESSTAAIR